In a genomic window of Novosphingobium sp. KA1:
- a CDS encoding FAD-dependent monooxygenase, which translates to MTALVNVDVLIVGAGPAGASTAIFLGKQGISTLMISRNRGTADTPRAHIVNQRTMEVMRDAGLEADCLAVGSPSSDIANTFFLRGLAGEEMARQWAWGNTPGRMGDVKTASPCSYLDLPQTKMEPILICEATRLGVNVRFETELVSFEQDEEGVTATLLDRISDREFLVCAKYMVGADGANSRVVKQLDLPLVGQGGLGSAYNVLCEMDLTRYVEHRKGSLYLILQAGVADWAGVVVFRMVDAWDKWLVSIYIPPFYEGPEATTDQLIWRIREAIGDPSAQDLAIKVLNTSKWSINDIHAETISSGRVHCMGDAIHRHPPAAGLGSNTCVQDGFNLAWKLALVLQGKAHPRLLDSFNAERQPVARQIVARANLSMWQANGLADYLGACLFNVQSTQDVDGKLATAEGRSDFERQLLDTRYNGEGMGVELARNYVSGAIVADGSSKPETDDDVELIYRPNTRPGSALPHGWLVQRKPSPLVSTLDLAGKGKFHLFASHGGEAWQEAARKVSEETGVEIGVTLIGVGLEFEDPYLDWSRVRGVSDQGCVLVRPDLIVGWRSDALPASPAAALGEAMQRILGWSPAE; encoded by the coding sequence ATGACCGCACTCGTAAACGTGGATGTCCTGATCGTTGGAGCCGGCCCTGCCGGCGCATCGACCGCAATCTTTCTCGGCAAGCAGGGGATCAGTACGCTGATGATCTCCCGTAATCGCGGGACCGCCGACACCCCGCGCGCGCACATCGTCAATCAGCGCACTATGGAAGTCATGCGCGATGCAGGCCTTGAGGCCGATTGCCTTGCAGTTGGCTCGCCATCATCGGATATCGCCAACACCTTCTTCCTGCGCGGCCTCGCCGGCGAGGAAATGGCCCGCCAATGGGCCTGGGGCAATACGCCCGGCCGCATGGGCGATGTGAAGACGGCGAGCCCGTGCTCCTACCTCGACCTGCCGCAGACCAAGATGGAACCCATTCTCATCTGTGAGGCCACGCGCCTCGGCGTCAACGTGCGCTTCGAGACGGAACTGGTCTCCTTCGAGCAGGATGAGGAAGGCGTCACTGCCACCCTTCTCGACCGTATCAGCGACCGCGAGTTCCTCGTGTGCGCCAAGTACATGGTCGGCGCCGACGGCGCGAACAGCCGCGTCGTCAAGCAGCTCGACTTGCCGCTCGTCGGCCAGGGCGGCCTCGGCTCTGCGTACAACGTCCTGTGCGAGATGGATCTCACCCGGTATGTCGAACACCGCAAGGGGTCGCTCTACCTCATCCTCCAGGCCGGTGTCGCCGACTGGGCCGGCGTCGTCGTCTTCCGCATGGTCGATGCCTGGGACAAGTGGCTGGTCTCGATCTACATCCCGCCGTTCTACGAAGGGCCGGAAGCAACCACCGATCAGCTCATCTGGCGCATTCGCGAAGCGATCGGCGACCCTTCGGCTCAGGACCTCGCAATCAAGGTCCTCAACACCTCCAAATGGTCGATCAACGACATCCATGCCGAGACGATTTCCTCGGGGCGCGTCCACTGCATGGGCGATGCGATCCATCGCCATCCGCCCGCGGCGGGCCTCGGCTCCAACACCTGTGTCCAGGATGGTTTCAACTTGGCCTGGAAACTGGCGCTCGTCCTCCAGGGTAAAGCCCATCCCCGCCTGCTCGACAGCTTCAATGCCGAACGCCAGCCGGTGGCCAGGCAAATCGTCGCTCGCGCCAACCTCAGCATGTGGCAGGCCAATGGCCTTGCCGACTACCTCGGCGCCTGCCTCTTCAACGTTCAAAGTACGCAGGATGTCGACGGCAAGCTGGCAACGGCTGAAGGTCGCAGCGACTTCGAACGCCAGCTGCTCGACACACGCTACAACGGTGAGGGAATGGGCGTCGAGCTTGCCCGCAATTACGTCTCGGGCGCCATCGTTGCAGATGGGTCCTCGAAGCCGGAAACGGACGACGACGTCGAGCTGATTTATCGGCCTAACACCCGCCCCGGCTCCGCCCTACCTCACGGTTGGCTGGTACAGCGTAAACCGAGCCCGCTGGTCTCCACGCTCGACCTTGCCGGCAAGGGCAAGTTCCACCTGTTCGCCTCGCATGGCGGCGAAGCCTGGCAGGAAGCGGCACGCAAGGTGTCGGAAGAAACGGGCGTCGAGATCGGCGTGACGCTGATCGGCGTCGGCCTCGAGTTCGAAGACCCCTATCTCGACTGGTCCCGCGTCCGAGGCGTGTCCGACCAGGGCTGCGTGCTCGTGCGTCCCGACCTCATCGTCGGATGGCGCAGTGACGCTCTGCCCGCAAGCCCGGCCGCAGCCCTGGGCGAAGCGATGCAGCGCATCCTCGGCTGGTCGCCGGCCGAATAA
- a CDS encoding VOC family protein produces the protein MDNTHLITHLRHVGFAMPQLEEQRSFYTEQWGLVEVGEQDGVHFYAAQGSSEPYVIRLRKDERKRADVISFGTASRANVDHLAARLETEGVQVIFGPAELTTPGGGYGLRFFDPEGRVIEVSADLKPRQHRELAEGESVPVKLSHCVINSPDPLSTVDWYTKNLGFQVVETLQIHGRTLLWFMRSASPQHHVFAVGNAPHVAMHHVSFEMRGIDEFLRGVGRMVRDGNELIWGPGRHQSGDNAYGYFPDAAGNTVEYTAGMSELQEGWSVVEGDLSDPAVLDMWGTSNAWGENVMRAHFNSPDEGLFVAPPL, from the coding sequence ATGGACAACACCCATCTCATCACCCACCTGCGCCACGTCGGCTTCGCAATGCCGCAGCTCGAGGAGCAGCGCAGCTTCTACACCGAGCAGTGGGGCCTGGTCGAAGTCGGCGAACAGGACGGCGTTCACTTTTACGCCGCCCAGGGTTCATCCGAGCCCTATGTCATCCGTCTGCGCAAGGATGAGCGTAAACGCGCCGACGTCATCAGCTTCGGGACCGCTTCGCGCGCCAATGTCGATCACCTTGCGGCTCGCCTCGAGACTGAAGGCGTCCAGGTCATCTTCGGTCCGGCGGAGCTGACCACGCCCGGCGGCGGTTATGGCCTGCGCTTCTTCGATCCCGAGGGCCGTGTCATCGAAGTCTCCGCAGACCTAAAGCCGCGCCAGCACCGCGAGCTTGCCGAAGGCGAGTCCGTCCCGGTCAAGCTCTCACACTGCGTCATCAATTCGCCCGATCCGCTTTCGACAGTCGATTGGTACACGAAGAACCTGGGTTTCCAGGTCGTCGAGACACTGCAGATCCATGGTCGCACCCTTCTCTGGTTCATGCGTTCGGCAAGCCCGCAGCACCACGTTTTCGCGGTCGGCAATGCCCCGCACGTCGCCATGCATCACGTCTCGTTCGAAATGCGCGGTATCGATGAATTCCTGCGAGGCGTCGGCCGGATGGTTCGCGACGGCAACGAACTGATTTGGGGCCCCGGCCGCCATCAAAGCGGAGACAATGCCTATGGGTACTTCCCCGACGCTGCCGGAAACACTGTCGAATATACTGCCGGGATGAGCGAGCTCCAGGAGGGCTGGAGCGTGGTCGAGGGCGACCTTTCCGATCCTGCCGTCCTCGACATGTGGGGCACATCGAACGCTTGGGGCGAGAACGTCATGCGCGCCCACTTCAACTCGCCCGACGAAGGTCTCTTCGTCGCGCCGCCCCTCTGA
- a CDS encoding helix-turn-helix domain-containing protein — protein MAELAVVAPAEMRDCYVEQTTIVQPLSDDDIDVGRLESRSHYETGSIRNIVHIDPPGLLTGARWTEQLTVLFMMPSELTFQRVMNEAKAPASSFELMRASYVPDQQIRQIGLAVLSECQSGFPSGRLYGEALAMALAARLTSCYSNTVLDTLEDGRGLPLWRLRKVTDFIEDNLDADLSLGDLAAIAGFSEYHFSRMFKARTGQTPHRYVMERRVAKARELLARGKTPIKEISASLGFADQAHLTQVFKRLTGITPKRYREQLQ, from the coding sequence ATGGCCGAACTGGCTGTCGTTGCGCCTGCGGAAATGCGCGATTGCTATGTCGAGCAGACAACGATCGTTCAGCCCCTTTCCGATGATGACATTGACGTCGGGCGGCTTGAATCCAGGAGCCATTACGAGACCGGATCGATCCGGAACATCGTGCATATCGACCCGCCTGGACTGCTGACGGGCGCACGATGGACCGAGCAGCTCACGGTGCTGTTCATGATGCCGTCCGAGCTCACGTTCCAACGCGTGATGAATGAGGCAAAGGCACCTGCCAGCAGCTTCGAATTGATGCGCGCAAGCTATGTGCCCGACCAGCAGATCAGGCAGATCGGCCTTGCCGTTCTCAGCGAATGCCAAAGTGGCTTTCCTTCCGGGCGGCTCTACGGCGAGGCTTTGGCGATGGCACTCGCAGCGCGCCTCACGAGTTGCTATTCGAACACCGTCCTCGACACGCTGGAAGATGGCCGCGGGCTTCCTCTCTGGCGACTACGAAAGGTGACCGACTTCATCGAGGACAACCTCGATGCGGATCTTTCGCTTGGAGACCTCGCTGCAATTGCAGGTTTCAGTGAGTACCATTTCAGCCGCATGTTCAAGGCTCGAACCGGCCAGACACCCCACCGCTACGTCATGGAGCGCCGTGTCGCGAAAGCCAGGGAATTACTTGCCCGCGGCAAGACGCCGATCAAGGAAATCAGCGCCAGCCTTGGGTTTGCCGATCAAGCCCACCTGACTCAGGTCTTCAAGCGCCTGACAGGCATTACACCGAAGCGCTACCGAGAGCAGCTTCAATAG
- a CDS encoding carboxylesterase/lipase family protein gives MIGQPRLDMEDLIGVSVTSGHLLGRRVGEVFAFKGVPYAAPPVGALRWRPPQTVGAWEGSRLALEFGPAPVQDLPLRTSLIYRLGHDEPRELAMSEDCLYLNVWTPVASAAARLPVLVWVHGGGNRVGHGGQDLFDGANFAARGIVVVTVNMRLGALGFLAHPDLIREDPLGAAGNYGVQDVLHALQWVRENIAAFGGDCGRVTVAGNSAGAATVTHLMAAPAARGLFHGAIGQSMAGAFRAEGSMMTLRQAAEAGQSATSSLGATLEQLRDLPATAFLGVNQQTVIVDGRLLVEDTTEAFMNGRQSAVPLLAGWNSAEGSLYATSQGLSSLQIAGYPSDIRAQVAELYPNASTAAWHDDRRRLVGDRRFAYPVWGWVRTHTQTSDAPSWLYEFSQPLPLPEGLPPPPDGGGEYGTFHTAELPYVWDNLDARAWRWTSEDRNLAGLMADIWATFVTHGDPNTGGMPVWDAFDAAAENHLMRLRAGPAIGPTIGPAEARQAFDVFDKLFPGDIAVQS, from the coding sequence ATGATCGGGCAGCCCCGCCTCGACATGGAAGACCTGATCGGTGTCTCCGTTACCTCCGGCCATTTGCTGGGGCGGCGCGTAGGCGAAGTCTTCGCATTCAAGGGCGTGCCTTACGCCGCTCCTCCGGTCGGGGCGCTCCGCTGGCGCCCACCCCAGACGGTCGGTGCATGGGAAGGTAGCCGCCTCGCACTCGAGTTCGGGCCGGCTCCTGTCCAGGATCTGCCTCTACGTACGTCGCTCATCTACCGCCTCGGTCACGACGAACCGCGCGAACTCGCGATGAGCGAGGACTGCCTCTACCTCAACGTCTGGACGCCTGTGGCATCCGCCGCGGCAAGGCTGCCGGTGCTGGTATGGGTCCATGGCGGCGGCAACCGCGTCGGTCACGGCGGACAGGATCTGTTCGACGGCGCGAACTTTGCCGCGCGCGGCATCGTCGTCGTGACTGTCAACATGCGCCTCGGCGCACTTGGCTTTCTGGCCCACCCGGACCTCATCCGCGAGGATCCCCTGGGTGCAGCCGGAAATTATGGAGTTCAGGATGTCCTGCATGCCCTGCAGTGGGTTCGCGAGAATATCGCGGCCTTTGGGGGAGACTGCGGGCGCGTGACGGTGGCCGGTAACTCGGCGGGGGCGGCCACCGTCACGCATCTGATGGCTGCGCCTGCGGCACGGGGCCTCTTCCATGGCGCCATCGGCCAAAGCATGGCCGGTGCCTTCCGGGCCGAGGGCAGCATGATGACGCTGCGGCAAGCCGCTGAGGCGGGACAATCGGCGACGAGTTCGCTGGGCGCTACGCTCGAGCAGCTCCGCGATTTGCCGGCAACGGCTTTCCTCGGTGTCAACCAGCAAACCGTGATCGTGGATGGTCGCCTTCTCGTTGAGGACACGACCGAAGCATTCATGAATGGTCGCCAGTCGGCCGTCCCCCTTCTCGCGGGCTGGAATAGCGCGGAAGGCAGCCTCTACGCGACCTCCCAGGGGCTCAGCAGCCTGCAGATCGCGGGCTATCCGTCGGATATCCGAGCGCAAGTGGCGGAGCTTTACCCGAACGCGTCTACAGCTGCCTGGCACGACGATCGGCGACGCCTGGTGGGAGACCGCCGGTTTGCCTATCCGGTGTGGGGCTGGGTCCGCACCCATACACAAACGAGCGATGCGCCTTCCTGGCTCTATGAGTTCAGCCAGCCGCTACCGCTTCCAGAGGGCTTGCCTCCGCCACCCGACGGCGGCGGCGAGTATGGAACCTTCCACACGGCAGAACTGCCTTACGTCTGGGACAACCTCGATGCGAGAGCATGGCGCTGGACCAGCGAGGATCGCAATTTGGCGGGCCTGATGGCGGACATCTGGGCGACGTTTGTGACCCATGGCGACCCGAACACCGGCGGCATGCCGGTCTGGGATGCCTTCGATGCTGCCGCAGAGAACCATCTCATGCGACTTCGCGCTGGCCCCGCCATTGGCCCCACCATCGGCCCCGCCGAGGCACGGCAAGCGTTCGATGTCTTCGACAAGCTTTTCCCTGGCGACATCGCCGTTCAATCCTGA
- a CDS encoding fumarylacetoacetate hydrolase family protein, with translation MTDFVFAPAAPATVPVAGSQQVYPVRRIYCVGRNYLDHIREMGQDERQPPFFFQKPTDSIVLDGAAVRYPTSTQDFQFEIELVLAIGKSGADISVENAAEYVFGAAVGIDFTRRDLQLKARDTGRPWEAGKSFDESAPISAIVPLENGELPTTGAISLDVNGEQRQSGDLEQLIWNCAEIVSQLSKQYRLEPGDLIYTGTPAGVGPVLPGDKIVGRIAGLPNLNVAVV, from the coding sequence ATGACTGATTTCGTTTTCGCCCCTGCCGCACCCGCAACCGTTCCGGTTGCAGGCAGCCAGCAGGTTTACCCGGTTCGCCGCATCTACTGCGTCGGCCGAAACTACCTCGACCACATTCGCGAAATGGGTCAGGACGAGCGTCAGCCGCCTTTCTTTTTTCAGAAGCCGACCGATTCCATAGTCCTCGACGGTGCAGCCGTTCGCTATCCGACCTCGACCCAGGACTTTCAGTTCGAGATCGAACTGGTGCTTGCGATCGGCAAGAGCGGCGCGGACATTTCGGTCGAGAACGCGGCCGAATATGTCTTCGGTGCCGCTGTCGGCATCGATTTCACGCGCCGCGATCTTCAGCTCAAGGCCCGAGATACCGGCCGTCCCTGGGAAGCCGGCAAGTCGTTCGACGAATCCGCCCCGATCTCAGCGATCGTTCCGCTTGAGAACGGCGAACTGCCCACGACCGGCGCGATCTCGCTCGATGTCAATGGCGAGCAGCGCCAGTCGGGCGATCTCGAGCAGCTGATCTGGAACTGCGCGGAAATCGTTTCGCAGCTTTCGAAGCAATACCGCCTCGAACCTGGCGACCTCATCTACACTGGTACTCCTGCCGGCGTCGGGCCGGTTCTGCCGGGAGACAAGATCGTGGGCCGCATTGCCGGCTTGCCAAATCTCAACGTTGCCGTCGTCTAG
- the maiA gene encoding maleylacetoacetate isomerase — protein sequence MDLFSFFNSSTSYRVRIALALKGVGFDYHGINIRTGEHREAAFVAEHNPSASVPAIEEGGFRLGQSLAIIDWLDARFPEPRLIPPESDHRARVLELSYAIACDIHPVNNLRVLNYLTKNMQVPAAGKAEWYGHWIAEGMAAVERLLLRAGSEFPGAWSVGDEPTMADCCLIPQLANARRMGCDLSAYTRATAIYEAAIEHPAFIAAAPENQPDFAP from the coding sequence ATGGACCTCTTCAGCTTCTTCAACAGTTCTACATCGTACCGGGTGCGCATAGCTCTCGCCCTCAAGGGCGTAGGTTTTGACTACCACGGGATCAACATCAGGACTGGCGAGCACCGCGAAGCCGCGTTCGTGGCGGAGCACAATCCTTCCGCCAGCGTGCCTGCCATCGAGGAAGGCGGATTTCGCCTCGGACAATCGTTGGCGATCATCGATTGGCTCGATGCACGCTTTCCCGAGCCTCGCCTTATCCCGCCTGAAAGCGACCACCGCGCGCGCGTGCTGGAGCTATCCTACGCGATCGCCTGCGACATTCATCCGGTCAACAACCTGCGCGTCCTGAACTATCTGACGAAGAACATGCAGGTCCCTGCTGCCGGAAAGGCCGAGTGGTACGGGCACTGGATCGCAGAAGGAATGGCCGCAGTCGAACGCCTGCTCCTGCGGGCCGGTAGCGAGTTTCCGGGAGCATGGTCGGTCGGCGACGAGCCGACCATGGCGGATTGCTGCCTGATCCCGCAGCTGGCCAACGCGCGGCGCATGGGCTGCGACCTTTCTGCCTACACGAGGGCAACCGCCATCTATGAGGCGGCGATCGAGCACCCTGCCTTCATTGCCGCTGCGCCGGAAAACCAGCCGGACTTCGCGCCCTAG
- a CDS encoding sulfite exporter TauE/SafE family protein yields the protein MLDSSTAIACALLAVLISGLSKGGFAGIGALSMPIMVLANPPVESAAVLLPILIVQDMVSVWSFRKTWDRTVLAVMIPGMTLGVVIGYFFAARVAESAVLATVGGLSLLFGLHRLWQERGGAIVLASNSPKWLGTVFGVASGFGSQIAHAGAPPFQMWVLPRKLPRDELVGSNAICFAYMNWIKVPAYIALGQFTPSALKTSLMLMPIALAATIGGVFLIRAIDAQKFYKIIYILMVLIGAKLLWNGIF from the coding sequence ATGCTCGACAGTTCTACCGCGATCGCCTGCGCCTTGCTCGCGGTCCTCATTTCCGGCCTCTCGAAGGGCGGCTTTGCCGGTATCGGGGCGCTCTCGATGCCGATCATGGTTCTCGCCAATCCGCCAGTGGAGAGCGCCGCCGTCCTGCTCCCGATCCTCATTGTCCAGGACATGGTGAGCGTCTGGTCGTTCCGCAAAACCTGGGATCGCACGGTCCTGGCAGTGATGATCCCGGGCATGACGCTTGGGGTCGTGATTGGCTACTTCTTTGCCGCAAGAGTCGCCGAAAGCGCTGTCCTTGCCACTGTCGGCGGCCTTTCGCTCCTGTTCGGTCTGCATCGTCTCTGGCAGGAGCGCGGCGGTGCCATCGTCCTTGCCTCCAATTCTCCCAAATGGCTTGGCACTGTGTTCGGGGTCGCATCGGGGTTCGGCAGCCAGATAGCCCATGCCGGCGCACCGCCCTTCCAGATGTGGGTGCTTCCCCGCAAACTGCCGCGCGATGAGCTCGTCGGCTCGAACGCGATCTGCTTTGCCTACATGAACTGGATCAAGGTGCCGGCGTACATTGCGCTGGGGCAGTTCACGCCTTCGGCGTTGAAGACATCACTGATGCTCATGCCGATCGCGCTTGCCGCTACCATTGGCGGTGTCTTCCTGATCCGGGCCATCGACGCGCAGAAATTCTATAAGATCATTTACATCCTGATGGTCCTGATCGGCGCCAAGCTGCTTTGGAACGGCATTTTCTGA
- a CDS encoding amidohydrolase family protein: MATLIANAQVFDGTGSPLRKADVLVEGSRIARIAEHIERAELSDLTIIDAAGATLMPGMVDGHTHLGLGSTLEHRSARNEPEEEQALIIAHNARVMLDHGFTSIYSGGNRRPRVEVALRKAISEGWMPGPRMRATSWEVSAGTMGSPSATLTATSNEGHLGAYDRPPMVEKMHQFVHDMADIGVDIVKVPINGESALVEYTSRTLEFREEEVEAAGIAARERNVWLTAHAHSPEGIQMAIRHGFRALYHVTYIDEASIEMALKAPEPIFFAPSPGSFWMFENADTPPSAGMEVDVGKASLCEVVPQMLKAGLNIVPGSDYGFGFNPIGRNAKDLELFVNWFGMSAAEALRSACALGGQLMGMGSELGLVREGYLADLLLVEGDPTRNIAILQDKARLSMIMQDGRLHKLAPTRAGGAGREA; this comes from the coding sequence ATGGCAACGCTGATTGCGAACGCACAGGTCTTCGACGGCACGGGATCGCCGCTCCGGAAAGCCGATGTTCTGGTAGAAGGGAGCCGTATTGCTCGCATCGCTGAACATATCGAGCGGGCCGAGCTCAGCGACCTGACGATTATCGATGCTGCCGGCGCAACTCTGATGCCCGGCATGGTCGACGGCCACACCCACCTCGGCCTCGGGTCAACTCTCGAGCATCGTTCGGCGCGCAACGAGCCGGAAGAAGAACAGGCCCTGATCATTGCCCACAATGCCCGGGTCATGCTCGATCACGGCTTCACGAGCATCTATTCGGGCGGCAACCGGCGTCCGCGCGTCGAAGTGGCGCTGCGCAAGGCTATCAGCGAAGGTTGGATGCCGGGGCCGCGCATGCGGGCAACGTCATGGGAAGTCAGCGCGGGTACGATGGGCTCACCCTCGGCCACGCTTACGGCCACCTCCAACGAAGGGCACCTGGGTGCCTACGATCGGCCGCCGATGGTCGAGAAGATGCACCAATTCGTCCATGACATGGCCGACATCGGGGTGGACATCGTCAAGGTCCCGATCAACGGCGAGAGCGCGCTCGTCGAATACACCTCGCGCACACTCGAGTTTCGCGAGGAAGAGGTCGAGGCCGCCGGGATCGCTGCGCGCGAGCGCAATGTCTGGCTGACCGCCCATGCCCACTCGCCTGAGGGCATCCAGATGGCCATCCGCCATGGTTTCCGGGCACTCTATCATGTGACCTATATCGACGAGGCCAGCATCGAAATGGCGCTGAAGGCGCCGGAGCCAATCTTCTTTGCCCCCTCCCCCGGCAGCTTCTGGATGTTCGAGAACGCCGACACGCCGCCCTCGGCCGGAATGGAGGTCGATGTCGGAAAGGCGAGCCTTTGCGAAGTCGTGCCCCAGATGCTGAAGGCGGGCCTCAACATCGTTCCCGGCAGCGACTATGGCTTCGGCTTCAATCCGATCGGCCGAAATGCCAAGGACCTCGAGCTCTTCGTCAACTGGTTCGGCATGAGCGCTGCCGAGGCCCTGCGCTCAGCCTGCGCGCTTGGCGGGCAGCTGATGGGAATGGGAAGCGAGCTCGGCCTCGTGCGTGAGGGTTACCTTGCGGATCTGCTTCTCGTCGAGGGCGATCCCACGCGAAACATTGCGATCCTGCAGGACAAGGCTCGTCTCTCGATGATCATGCAGGACGGGCGCCTCCACAAGCTCGCGCCGACGCGTGCAGGCGGAGCAGGCCGGGAAGCATGA
- a CDS encoding fumarylacetoacetate hydrolase family protein: MTFVFPPEAPVAVPVVGSDDAIAVRRVYCVGRNYAAHAREMGFDPDRDPPFFFCKPNNSVVPVGYDDILTLAYPAETDNYHYEAELVAVIGKTGSDIATEQALEHVWGYAVGLDMTRRDLQMKMREMGRPWEIGKSFDFSAPIGPIHPAADVADIEAAEIWLQIDGADKQRSNVSHLIWSVAETVSYLSRYFQLEPGDLIYTGTPEGVGPVKAGETMKVGVERLGELTVNVV, encoded by the coding sequence ATGACCTTCGTATTTCCGCCCGAAGCTCCCGTCGCTGTTCCGGTCGTCGGATCCGATGACGCCATTGCAGTTCGCCGCGTCTACTGCGTTGGGCGCAATTATGCCGCTCACGCCCGCGAAATGGGGTTCGATCCCGACCGCGATCCGCCCTTCTTCTTCTGCAAGCCGAACAACTCGGTCGTGCCGGTGGGCTACGACGATATCCTGACGCTCGCCTATCCGGCCGAGACCGACAACTACCACTACGAGGCAGAACTCGTCGCCGTCATCGGCAAGACCGGCTCGGATATCGCGACCGAACAGGCTCTCGAGCATGTCTGGGGATATGCCGTCGGCCTCGACATGACCCGCCGCGATCTCCAGATGAAAATGCGCGAAATGGGGCGCCCCTGGGAAATCGGCAAATCCTTCGACTTCTCGGCTCCGATCGGCCCGATCCATCCGGCTGCGGACGTCGCCGATATCGAAGCTGCGGAAATCTGGCTCCAGATCGATGGCGCGGACAAGCAGCGCAGCAATGTCAGCCATCTCATCTGGTCGGTTGCCGAGACTGTTTCCTATCTTTCACGTTATTTCCAGCTTGAACCTGGCGATCTCATCTATACCGGAACACCGGAAGGCGTCGGTCCCGTCAAGGCAGGCGAGACGATGAAAGTCGGTGTCGAACGCCTTGGGGAACTTACCGTCAACGTCGTGTGA
- the gtdA gene encoding gentisate 1,2-dioxygenase: MPTDIPRPERNNRKFIEERVVSGRSHNARHAYYGEIAKHNLAPLWESLHALVPNAPRPRALAAHWRYSDLRDYVMEAGDLITAAEAVRRVLILENPGLPGTSSITSNLYAGLQLILPGEIAPSHRHTQSALRFIVEGKGAWTAVDGERTTMTPGDFIITPSWTWHDHGNPSLEEGGEPVVWLDGLDIPLVQQLDAGFAENYPADVQPISRPEGDSFARYGQNMLPVRHEITTGNSPIFNYPYERTREALHTLGQTSPLDEWDGFKLRYVNPATGGFPIPTMATFMQLLPKGFRGKSSRSTESTVFSVVEGHGKVQIGSEVFAFAPHDLFVAPSWEPVRFEADEDAVLFSYSNRPVLAGVGLLREERA, encoded by the coding sequence ATGCCGACGGACATCCCGCGTCCTGAGCGTAACAACAGAAAATTCATTGAGGAGAGGGTCGTGTCCGGACGGTCGCACAATGCGCGGCACGCCTATTATGGCGAGATCGCAAAGCACAATCTGGCTCCCTTGTGGGAGTCGTTGCACGCCCTGGTCCCGAACGCGCCCCGCCCGCGCGCACTCGCTGCCCACTGGCGCTACTCGGACCTTCGCGACTATGTGATGGAGGCCGGAGATCTGATCACCGCGGCGGAAGCGGTGAGACGCGTCCTTATCCTCGAAAACCCTGGCCTGCCCGGAACTTCAAGCATCACCTCCAACCTCTACGCCGGCCTCCAGCTCATCCTCCCAGGCGAAATCGCCCCCAGCCACCGCCACACCCAATCCGCGCTACGCTTCATCGTAGAGGGCAAGGGGGCATGGACGGCTGTCGACGGCGAGCGCACCACGATGACCCCGGGCGACTTCATCATCACGCCTTCCTGGACGTGGCACGACCATGGCAACCCAAGCCTCGAGGAAGGCGGCGAACCCGTCGTCTGGCTGGATGGTCTCGACATTCCGCTTGTCCAGCAGCTCGATGCAGGGTTTGCCGAGAACTACCCGGCCGACGTCCAGCCGATCAGCCGGCCGGAAGGCGACAGTTTTGCCCGTTACGGTCAGAACATGCTGCCCGTCCGGCATGAGATAACGACCGGAAACTCGCCGATCTTCAACTATCCCTACGAGCGGACTCGCGAAGCGCTCCACACGCTCGGCCAAACCAGCCCTCTCGATGAATGGGACGGTTTCAAGCTGCGCTATGTGAACCCTGCAACCGGGGGTTTTCCGATCCCGACGATGGCGACCTTCATGCAGCTCTTGCCCAAGGGTTTCCGGGGGAAGAGCTCCAGATCGACGGAATCGACGGTCTTCAGCGTGGTCGAGGGTCACGGGAAGGTCCAGATCGGGAGCGAGGTCTTCGCCTTTGCACCGCACGATCTCTTCGTCGCGCCCTCGTGGGAACCCGTCCGCTTCGAGGCCGACGAAGACGCGGTCCTCTTCAGCTACTCCAACCGCCCGGTGCTCGCCGGCGTCGGACTGCTTCGCGAAGAGCGCGCATAA